The Montipora capricornis isolate CH-2021 chromosome 3, ASM3666992v2, whole genome shotgun sequence genome window below encodes:
- the LOC138042139 gene encoding uncharacterized protein isoform X2, which translates to MMRTAFTYLSGISTCAVAWVIFGLDSKSQFSENSSKDFMVMTAILVGLGVLLALISHVGTKEPLSKEANPDIPLTRLSTLLAANFAVSLTSFIPSDADRKLMTRLETAVFYHCFFTCCLLRSDVLFYHSIHHSHDLPCCCDSRAWLFLDARLFP; encoded by the exons atGATGCG GACTGCTTTTACCTACTTGAGTGGTATTTCGACTTGTGCTGTGGCTTGGGTAATATTTGGCCTAGACTCCAAAAGTCAATTTTCTGAAAACAGTTCCAAGGATTTCATG GTAATGACTGCGATATTGGTAGGACTAGGGGTTTTGCTTGCTCTGATATCTCATGTTGGGACCAAAGAGCCTCTTTCCAAGGAAGCGAATCCCGACATTCCCTTGACGAGGTTATCGACCCTACTGGCAGCAAATTTCGCAGTG AGTCTAACATCTTTCATTCCGTCGGACGCTGATCGAAAATTGATGACCCGTCTTGAAACAG CGGTGTTTTACCATTGCTTCTTCACTTGTTGTCTGCTCAGGAGTGATGTGTTATTTTATCACTCAATCCACCACAGCCATGATCTACCCTGCTGCTGTGATTCTCGGGCTTGGCTTTTCCTCGATGCTCGTTTGTTCCCTTAG
- the LOC138042139 gene encoding uncharacterized protein isoform X3 yields the protein MMRTAFTYLSGISTCAVAWVIFGLDSKSQFSENSSKDFMVPYSSGNDCDIGRTRGFACSDISCWDQRASFQGSESRHSLDEVIDPTGSKFRSESNIFHSVGR from the exons atGATGCG GACTGCTTTTACCTACTTGAGTGGTATTTCGACTTGTGCTGTGGCTTGGGTAATATTTGGCCTAGACTCCAAAAGTCAATTTTCTGAAAACAGTTCCAAGGATTTCATG GTCCCTTATTCTTCAGGTAATGACTGCGATATTGGTAGGACTAGGGGTTTTGCTTGCTCTGATATCTCATGTTGGGACCAAAGAGCCTCTTTCCAAGGAAGCGAATCCCGACATTCCCTTGACGAGGTTATCGACCCTACTGGCAGCAAATTTCGCAGTG AGTCTAACATCTTTCATTCCGTCGGACGCTGA